AGAGAAATTAATATGCAAaaatagtgtactctttttccttcattaGGATTTTTGTCCCACTGGATTTTTCCCTAATAAGATTTTAACAAGacatattctttgtgtaatggaTATGCAAAGGGAAGTGTTATAAAACAAAAAGATAGATGTCCATttgtattttgaaaaaaattaattcatggTTCATTAGATGAACCATTTCAGGAGTTATATTGGATGAACCGTTTCAGAGCTATTCATATACTTGAAGTATTAAATGTATGAATGAATAGAATTCATGTACCTTTGAGTTTGTACTACATATATATAGATAGAGGTACTCTAGCACTTTTTAGGATGACTTTTGATCAGTCGGAATAATAGAAAATAGTCCTTTATTCTCTCTACTTCTTTCTTTAATATTTCAATCCCTATTatagtaatttattttattagttttacaacaaaAATGATGTAAACTTCGATAGCTAATCGACAAGGATCCACGGACGAATCCAAGCTAGACAGCCATGGATCCGCCTTGTGAATCCATTACTCCATCTTCTGCATGGAATCTCACATGAGAATGCAACTGTGGATTCGAGGCCCGAATTGCATTCAAAAGTGAATACCACTTCCTTTTTCCCTTCGTCAACAAGAGAGCATccacaataataataattgtcctcctaaaaataaataagtaagaACAATAAAACTATAGAAAATATCCTTTCTAAGAACTTTAAATTAAACATATATTGATGCAGACAAGGAATATGAGAATTCAAATATCCTCGTTTTGTATCAAGTTCTATCACTTACAAAGAACTCGTCCTTGAGTTCCACGAAAGAACTTGACACAAAAACCACATGAAGACATAGCAACAAATCTTCTATGAATCTTGTAGGGACGATGCTTGTGATGGAACCTGAGTACCCAATTATGAACATAGAAAACTTCTTGCAATCCTAGGACTTGTATGAAGAGTTCAAATGCTACAATTTCTCCATTTGCTTGTGTCAAtacaaattttatgatttttcttcgATTGATAAGGAATTCAACTTTCTTGGTCTTCACAGGAAAATAATCTTCAATTGGAGAAAATTTGTTACAAATAATTTCCTTACCAAAATAAAAATTCTTGCTATCCGGGACAACAATTGGCTTTATTGATTTAACTGAAAACTTACCAAAACTAGAACTGAACATTGTTTtattatatgtatgtatgtatgcatgcatgcatgtaaGATTTCAACTGTTTTGAGCATGGTGCGAGACACGTTAGGAGAATTTATCATTTTTTGAGAGACAATAATATAATCTCATCAGTACTTTTTCGATGCAACAAATAAACAATCATTTACTTTATAAATCAACTAATTAAACATGTGTTCATCTGTCACTTTAGAGTTACCTTGCCGCATGAGGCATTGTGCATTCCAAAGATGGATATGATCACTAGAATTAGCGTAACCTCCCGACCCCATTGAGTTGGTCCAAtaaattttgagatgaaatcatGGGTTTAAAATTGTTAACCCAAAATTATTAATAACCCAATATGGCGAACGTTATATTTCGTTTTCTTCTCATTTACTATCCCCATGTGGGACATTTCACTCACCCCACTTTTAGAACTTCGCGCCCTCGCAAAACCCGTTACAATCCAAATTATCCACTTGGTCATGTATGAATTTTAGAGATGGCTCGCACAAGATCTAGAGGTAATTCTTATCAAGCGCGACACTTAGTTCCGTAGATTCTAAATGTGATTACTGTCGAACATGGCAACTTAATCCTACACAACACTTAACTTCTTGCACTTTCTTGCATAGTTGGAATCATAATGCCATTGAATCCCAATCTCATTTCAGACAAAAACCATACGAAATTTGCTTTGATACTATTTTGTAACGTCCCAACCCCACTGGATTGGCCCAATAACTTTTTGATTTGAAACCATGATTCAAAATAATTAATCTAAAGTTATTAGTTACCCAACGAATCGGACGTTATATTTCCTTTCCTTCTCCTTTACCATCCCAATGTGGGATATTTCACTCTCCCCCTCCTTTACTTATATTTTCATACTAAATTTGATAAACAATACTTTCTATTCTTAAGCTATACCTTAAGTCACAATAAGCAATTCATACCTAATGTTTTTACAAAATCTCTAAACCTTTTCTCTGATACCACTAAATGTCATGCCCCAATTTCGATTACcacatttaaaaaatatttaacttATAACTTGAAGGGCGGCATCGGCATACCCTCTCAAGAGGATACGAGCTGTCTATCGAACTTATAAATACAAACTAAATAATTACATAAACCACAATATAAGCTACAAAATGTCCACTTTTAAAAAATCACTCATGCTTACGGTGGGAAGACTTAGTTGCACTACAAGGTAACTTATGGAGATGGTGGGAAGCTGTGATGCAAGTAGCAAAGGAAACACAAGGAGTAGATAGGATCAGGCTTACGATGAACCTTTTATGGCAGATTTGGAAAGCGAAAAACAAGTTAACATTCCAGTGTGAGGTAGtggatgcaaaagaaataattGACAAGGCACAGCAGGAATGGATAGAGTACGATGCAGCAAATGAATCAGACACAAGAACAACTTCAGCTCTTGAAATGGAACGACAGGTCCAGCAGCGGTGGGAGCCTCCCAAGGAAGGAACAATGATGATCAACACAGACGCAGCAATTTCAGCTAAAATGGTCAGATCAGGTTTGGGGATCATTGCAAGGAACTGGCGCGGGGTGATAGTGAAAGCGAAGGGAATTACTGACAGGAGGAAAGGGGATGCAGCCACAGAGGAAACTCCAGCAATCAGAAGTGCACTGGAAATGGCTCAAGGTGCAGGATGGACAAACATAGAAGTCCAATCTGACTGCAAGTACGTTGTGAGCCTCATCAATACCGACAATGTCCAGGAAGGTAGACTCCAAACTCTCCTGGAAGACATTGATGTCGTGAAGAAAAGATTTGAAAGTTGCAATTTCTCTTTTGTCCCCAGAACTGCTAATAGTTGTAGCCATGAGTTGGCACAATTTGCAGTCAAGGCAACTAGAAATTTTGAATAGGAAGGTTCATTCCCAGCTTGGCTTTCAGCATTAGCTAGAAAAGATATGGGGGTAGTTACCCCTTTTTGTAATTAGCCCTTGTACTATCAAGTGTTAATATCTATAAAAATGTTATCgtttgtcaaaaaaataaaaaataaaaaatcactcATGCAACACTTTGAACTAAACTCACAAACATCTATACATTACTAGAGTTCAATAGCTATATAGgttacattttagcaatttAACTCTTAGAACATATAGGCTGTCACAAAAACTATTCTTCAAGTTCACATAGACTTGATTCACATCTATGGAAGAGTAAATAAGTGGAACGAATATCTACTTGCCCAATAAATAGTCCAATAATATCTCTACTAGTTCGAGCATATTTAATAAGATATATAACATTTAATAAAGTCACTTCACATAATTCAatcataatttaatattttacatGCTTacgcacacacacatatacacatacacacacacatacacaatgCATGTCTGTGCATAAATCCATATTTCTTTAATCTTTAATTATGATATGTggaatctttttttctttttttttccactttGCCTTCATCTAAAGAATATGTTATGGTCACTTAATAACCATAATAGAGCCATTACCTACTATCATATCCCATGGTAGGGCCATACTAACATTTAAACATAGCAATTTTAGAGCCTTTTCTTGTCCTTTACTTATTTaaaggagaaggagaagaaataTAATGTCTGACCCATTTGATTACTAATAACTTTGAGTTAACCATTTTGAACTCATGATTTTAACTTGAAAAATTATTGGACCAGTCTAGTGGGGTCATGATGTTACAAAACGGTATCAGAGCAATTCTCGCAGATTCAAAGCAATTCTCACGTGATCTCTGCATGGAGTGAGTTTGGTGCCAAATGGCATTATGATTTGACTTACGCAAGAGAGTGCAAGAAACAAAGTACTGTGTAGAGTTAAGTGCAATGTTCAACGAGAGCCTTTGAAACCTACAGGACTAAGTGTCATGTTAGATGGAAGCCACTTCTAGAATTCGTATGAACCACCTCTAAAATTCACGCATGATTAGGTGGACAGTTTAGGTTGTAAAGAACATTCCGAGGACGCAAAGTTAAAGTGAAATGTCCCACATCGGGACAGTAAAGAGAAGGGAAGGAAATACAACGACCAGCCCATTGAATTACTAATAACTTTGAATTAACTATTTTGACCTTGTGTTTTCAGCTCAAAAAGTTGTTGGCAGTCTAGTGGCATTGGAACGTTACAATTAAACTAATCTTTATTTAATTAACCAATGATTACCAGAAACCCATAGATATGATAAGaccaaaaaaaaggacaaatgcATCTGCAAGATATACATTTCAAGAtcgggataatttcagaaacttcaagggaggtttctaactATTTCATTGGCTTCTCTccaggtttcaaaaattacactaacctccttTGAGGTTAATTATCTTGTAAGATTTAGGCCCAACCAATAATTAAAAATGATAttaggaaaaaaataatttgattcCACCATTGCCCGCATCTACTACATTATTTAGTTACTTTAATACCAATCCacacattacaaaaaaaaacactaaaatttgctatttataattAGGGATCAAATCACATAGAATAGCAAAAAATAGTAtgtcattttatatttttcatttaatGCAATATCCAAATTATTCTTTTCAATTACATACCCAAAATCAAACATGATCaacaataaataatcaaaaaatttgcAACCAAAATATTAGATAGACTAAACTTTAACATTATAAATATTCTTGTTAACATATTAAGATTagttgttgagatttttatggtattaaaattcgctttttctaattttttggttacagaattttttgattatttgttgttaATCATAAGTTGAAAAGAGTAATTTGGATCTTATATTAAAtgaattagataaaataatatACTATGTTTTAATATCATATGTGATTTGATTCCTaataataaatagcaaattctaGTGTCTTCTTTAATATTTAGATTGGTATTAGATTAACTAAACAACATAGTAGATGAAAGGCAATGGAGGAATCATATTACCTTTTCTcttctaatatcacttaatGTTACAAGGTAATAAATCTCAAGGAATGTTagtgtaattttcaaaatttggaggGAGATCAGTGAAAtaatcagaaacctcagggtcTTAAATCAATTTAAAGATTTTTTTAGAATGGTGTGTTACACGATAGGAGATTTTGTAAATGCTTGACAGCCAAAAATAGCTATATCTACTAAAAGGACATAGTTAGGTAAAAAGTAATTGCCCAATTGAAGAACATGGTGAATTaaacaattgaaagaaattgacTTTTTAAAGGCTCTCCTACCTCCATTTGTACTAGCGAGTGCTTATAAAATTATCAGTCTCAATTTTATTGTGCAGTGTAGGGACTGACAAAATAGATGTAAACACCAACATAATAAAAGTAACCACTCATATAATGATAtgtaaaaatataacaaattttaagacacaaatttcaattgataagaaaatttattgTGTTTTTACTTGTTATTCTCTTAGCACGGTGTGCGACACGTTTGGGGTGCCTGACAAAACCGGCAATGGTCCTACGGTTGTCGGGGCAGCACTGAAATACTGGAAAACCGGTAATTGCTTATGCACTGGAAAAGCACTAATGGTACCAAGGTTGTGGGGGCGGTGCTAAACTAATTGCAAAGAGCCAAATTTTCGTACGTCATGAATGTCCTCAAAAGGGGGCCAGAGTCAACCTCATCTTGATCACCTTCCAGCTCCGTAAAGACGCATAATGCAGCCAGATCAATTTCAAGCAGTGGTATCATAGTATTCTTAGTTGGTTAATTAATTACGAGTGCTTTATGTAGCAGTAGCATTGTGGAGATCCTTAATTGAAATTGCAAAATAAGTTTaatatcaaattgattaaaattaaaaattagatcGACAATCaataaaaaagtttagaaaCAAAATTGGTCCAACAAAGAAGTTAGCTTGTTAGAAAGAATTTACTCTCTTAAACAATCCATGGGTTACATCTTGACGTAACTACAGAATCCATTTTTGACAAGTTTTCGCATCAGGCTTAACTCTTGGGTACCACTTGTCAGCATCACAATAACTGCAGTAGGTTCATTCATTTCACAAATCATTAATATATTCTCTGCTTTTATAAACTTTCAACTTGAATGTTATAGATGACTTATTACTGCTTAGTTCTAATATATTTGCAAAGTTCATTTAAATAATTAACTTATGGAGAGTACAAAGTACAAACAATCGACACAAATTTTTAGTAGTATTAAATTTTTTATGGTAAACACAGTAAAAATCTTACGTCtaccaaaggaaaaaaaaaaagatccttTACATTGAAATTGATGCTCATACCATGTCTTCTGGAATTGCTACTCATACCATTTAAAGCAAGATATTGTCGGCAACAAAATAAGGTCCTTGAATCACATATCTTCCCTTCACATATCTTGATATAACTATTAGCAGACCTAGTGGAGCGTATTGCTTCAAAGGTCAAGGTACATCTTTTCAGGTTGTGACGCGTCATAGTTGTTGCATTTTTATTAATATATGTAGAAACTCTAGACCTGATgactaggcctgtcaacgggttgGAATTTATTATTCTGGATTTGGATCGGCATACTATATCGGATTCAGATCCGATCCGTTTACCTGACGGGTCTTCCACTCTATGTTCCGGATTCGAATCTGAATCCGAATCCGACGGGTCCTGGATCCGGGTCGGGTTTACCCGATAAAAACTATCAAAACTtacaatttctaacaaaaatgagaaaaaaatatatttgtaaactaatttctaactaatacaaaaaaaaaaccaaataagaaaagaaatcaaattgatcTTACTCAtatacatcaccctaatcaaattatattgataaatatatatattttaaattattaattcatttatatccgcATCCGGGTCGTATACGGGTCgaaatactatattccgtattcgaTCCATTTTTGTCTGACAAAACAAATTCGAATCCGGGTCCGagtccggatccggataactgaattaaatccctacccgtATCCGGAATAATTTGACGGATCCGGTCCGGGTTCGGGTCGTTGACAGGCCTACTGATGACCAATAGTTCCGAGGGccaagtttatatatatatatatatatatatatgtctaaTGTGGAGGTTCAACCTTGCAGCATTATAATCTGCTACAACGCAGACGGCTTCGAAGGTAGTACGCCCTGTTGCGTACAGAAATTGTTTGGTTTGGTTCCTCCTACAATTGCAATTTAATTGACATCCTGAGACCCTATGCCGATTCCGTTTAGTTCCACAGTGCTACCATTGTACTCTCCCCTAGCAAAGTGAATACTATGCCGGAGTCTCTGTGGTGGTGCCAGCCGTGCTTATTATGCACTATATTTTGCGGTCATTTTAGAAGTTTTACTCGTATTTTGTTCCGTATTTTGTTTGAGTGTGGTGATTAAATGTTAGAACTTTTGCTTCCTAGTACTCATTAGATTTGTTGATTTTGTAGGTGAAAGGTTTGAAAGGAATTTGGTTGCCAAGACAAGTGACGAGCATCTCCACTTTGAAATTCATGGTCGTATACTGTCAAATTTGTGAACACCGTCTTCAATTGTGCCAAGATTGCTATTAAAAGCACGCAAAGAATTTGGTGGGATGCTATAGCTAAACCTTTTGCCATTGTTTTGTTACAGAGAAAACGAAgcaaaggagaagaaagaaggaaacaagTTGATGTCATGTGAAGTATAAAGCTGATGAGGAGAACGATTTATGGCGGCCCCCTTTTGAAACTTTCATGGGTGCAAAAATTTAATTCTTTGCAATTATTTTACAATCACCCACggataataattttaattttgacTAGGACATGTCATCCATCTTTATCCAATGAAACATGTTCGAAAATTTTAATCATTAAAGGCCTAAAACTTATGTATAACCCCTCATGATTTGaatcatatgcatatataataaagtcgtattTTAATACTTATTTTATAGTACTTCCTCTTTCATACATGGCACCCTAATTGAGTGAGTTTTTGTAATGCACTCTGTGATAAATTATGTGCtcttatattttaattattttctctctctcttctcaaaACAAGTTGTTACACTTTAATCTTACTTTCATCAAATTTTAGATAGGCTTATCTCTTTAATGAGGCTTATCTTTCCCActttattttcaaaatattttctcatCCTAATACTCTCAATTAAACTTGGGATATCGATTACCTTCCGTGCTTTTACTTCTACATAATGTGTAGTTGTATacacatgttttttttttcttcatcaataccttagttgttttttttcctcttttttttccttggaaCTCCTATGCTTTGtacaatttttttcttcatcaatAGGCAAGTTTTTCTATCTTTTCTTGGAACATTTAGTTTTAACAATTCTTTGAATTATTTTATACCAAGTTTATTCATGATATAGGTATCACAAAAAGGGTGATGGGTAGGAAGGTGAACCTAAAGAAGTTTTAACAATTGGGCATTTGTACTCTTCAAAAAACCATATGACTCTTGATAGTGAAAATAGAAAGGGATTATAATTTTATGGTTGATAGGCCGTTTGTGTTCATAAGTCAAGAATATTGTTGTAACATTTACAAGATTGTAGCTTTTACAAGTGAAACATGGTAACATAATTTCGTGATTGTTATTCATTATCACagtttttgcttcttaattGATTTGTTATTCACACAATAATTGGAACAGATTGTAAAAGGACTTACAATAATTCTTATACGTTGATGTCTATTTTGTTCATAATATAGGCATCACCGCAACTTTTTGTAACAATtttaactgttttttttttgtttaataacaATATGATGCTCAAGATTTCAAAGCTTCTCCTTCAGgttttggttgaattattgCTTTTATCCTATAACCTGAAAGCTTTTGCCACAACCAACACTAACAGTCAATCCCTTCTATGTTGCTACTAACAACTGTAGACATCAAATTTGGAAGATAAAGAAAATGGAATAAATATAATTTGGTAGTAATAATTGAATGAATAACGGAAAATGTACAGGATATAATAGGGATTGTATATCtgtttatattttattattgtttgatGCTTGTTTTCGATTTGTTTGGAATAGGAGCTATTAATGAGATTTCTTGGCCATGGGACGCTACTATTGGaagaaaggaaattttggaTATACTATTAAAGGAGATTTGGTGGCCACCCATTGTGGCCGTGTAATACCCATTACACAAATTATTCTGATGATGTGTGTAATGGGTGGGCCAGCCAGAGTGTTCAACTTACTGACAAAATTTTGCAACGTTCATTTATTGCAACGGTAATGTTTTTGCAACGTTCATTTTTTTCCAACGGTCATATTTTAATTCCCTATATAAACACACaacacactctttttttttcatatcccaCTATTCTACTCTATTATTTCTTTTACTCTCTCACTCATTTTCCTCAAACTCTGtgcacaatttttttaaaatttccatATTTTGTGATTATGGATgaaaattttagtatttttacaAATATGTTAAATGCTCCAAATATAGAAAATATATCATCCTCACAAAATCAAAACccccaaaattttccaaattaccCATTTTCTGGTATTCCTACAAAAGTGCAAAATTATACATATCCCCTAAATTTATCCACTTCCaatcatccatcaaatttcCAAAGTCAACCAAATTTTTCATATCCAATTCCCATGTATCCTCCACCTACTTATTTTAATCCAAATATGGAAAATCACTACACATCGGGGTATTATGACTTTGGTATGGGTTGTGGAGGCTCAAAAACTCCGACGGAGATAAGGAAGGATTTTAATTTTGCCGGCCAACAAGAAAATGCTGCGTCAACGGAATCAACGTCGGACTCTCAATTTCCACCATATTCAACACAACGTGGAGTGGATAACATTACTCTCACCAATGAGGCGATGGAAGAATGTGATTATAAACGCGTTCCATGGAGTGTGGATGATGACAAGATGCTTGCAAGTGCTTGGCTCACAATTTCTAATTGTAGCATTGTGGGTAATTCTCAAAATGATGAGAGTTTCTGGAAACGAGTCACAAACTACTTCAACGAGAATCGGCAATTTGGGCTGCCAAGAAAATATAAAGCTGTGAAATCACATTGGCACTGGTTGAGTCGAATGGTCAATGAATTCAACCAATACTACAACAAATTGGTTGGAGAACATCATAGCGGATGGAATGATGATCAGATCAAACAACATGCACGAGAGCTTTTTCACCAGAATAAGAATAAGCATTTTTTACATGAACATGTATGGGTGTTGTTGAAAAATTATCCGAAATGGAAAGCAAATACTCCTATGCAGCGTTCTTCAAAAAAGGTAAGAACTGATGAAAGCGGGGCATACACTTCTTCATCCAATGCAGATTCAAGTTTCGACATCGATGACAGTGAAGTACGTGAAATTCATCCACTTGGTCAAAAAACAGCAAAGAAGGGAAAGAgaaagggaaaataaaaaatgaatgaacAAGATATGGGTGGAGAACTTAGTCAAATCCGGATCATGTTGAAAGAgcacaaagaagaaaaattgcaaGCTATGGAAAACTTAGCAAATAAGTTAGACAATTATAATTTCCGAAGTGATTATGAAATCCTATTGAAGGATACCACAGGCATGTCCGAGCAGCAGCTTAAAATTCATGAGCATATGTGTTCCATCCTAAAAGCCAAGTATAATATTTCTTAGTTTAGTTTTAATTTCATGGTTAGTAatgtaattttttaattttccattTTGTATTTGAGTGCTTAATAATTTGTTTGCAACATGTACTTATAATGAATTTTGCattttactatttttattttaatattaaaactagccgttggaaaactagccgttggaaactagcactatatatatattagtaagACTCCACACATTGAAACCATAAACTCAACACACTCCAAAATGTCTCGATATCCTGATCCCTCTCTTATAGaagaagtaaaaaaaattttagccgATGAAATGGAGGACGGCACAGAGGATCAAATTATGATGCTGTTGGAGCAGTGGCAAATGCACCACACATCTTCAAGTTCTAATATGCATCCACGTAGTCGAAGATATTACGATCGAGAGCAGGGTGTCGGGCATGTCCGACTCTTTAATGACTATTTTGCCGACAATCCAGTTTATCCTTTACATATATTCTACCTACGGTTTCGAATGAGAAGAGAATTATTCCTTTGAATTGTGGAGTCCATTACAAATCATTCTGAGTTTTTTCAAATGAGGGCTGATGTAGCAGGCAAAAAGGGACTTTCTCCTCTTCAAAAAATCACGGCAGCTATCCGACAGTTAGCATATGGGGCACCAGCTAATCAGTCGGACGAATACATAAGAATGGGTGAAACCACTGCAATCGAGTGTTATTGTGCCGATGTGTGATCGATATTTATGAGGCACAACACTCGAGAAGGCCTAATGCTAATGACGTTGAACGTTTACTTAATTTGCATTCCTAGCGGCATGGCTTCACTGGCATGCTTGGTAGCATGCACTGGCAATGGAGGAATTGCACTGTGGCATGGAAAGATCAATTTACTCGAGATGATGAAGGATCTCCCACAATAATGCTAGAAGCAGTCGCATCAGCAGATTTATGGATATGGCATGCATTTTTTGGCGTCGCGGGGTCTAACAATGACATCAATGTGCTCAATCAATCTCCACTATTTAACGACATATTGCAAGGATACGCTCCTGATGTTCAATTTATGGTAAATGGCACCCAATACAGTAAAGGGTATTATCTAGCAGATGGCATATATCCAGAATGGGCAACATTTGTTAAAAGTTTCACATCTCCTAGAGATCCAAATAGGATCAAGTTTAAGCAAATGCAGGAGGCTGCAAGAACAGACGTTGGTGTGCTCCAATCTCGTTGGGCTATTGTACGTTGTCCTGCTCGATTTTGGCATAGAGCAAAACTGAAAGGTTTAATGTACACATGCATCATATTGCACAATATGATTGTCAAAGATGAAGGAGATGCAATAAGAAACTGGGATGCTGATGATGACGATCCAACGATTCCCGTGACTCAAGGTTTGGCCAAAAATTTTCAATATTGCCTTCAGAGGAACGTGGAATTACGTGATCGAGAAGTACATCATCAACTTCGATCAGACTTGGTCGAGCATATTTGGGAACGATTCGGAGGCAATAACAATGAAAACTAGTattcattttgttattatttgtattttatttgatttaagtTATGTAATATTATGTTATGGAGTTCAACTAATTACTTAAAGAATTATTAATTAagtatggattattatgatatcTTCGCATTTGAGGTATCACATATTTGTTTAATGTTctgcataattatttttcaaaaaataacaatatattatttttgagagatagaaaaaaatatattgttcAAACTTagaaattaataatattatttttagaagataaaaaattcaaaaggtaaaaaatttaatgcaagttaatactttattttttaaaaataacaaaattatttttaaaaattactttatttatttatgggatgt
The DNA window shown above is from Coffea arabica cultivar ET-39 chromosome 5e, Coffea Arabica ET-39 HiFi, whole genome shotgun sequence and carries:
- the LOC140007032 gene encoding uncharacterized protein, which codes for MENHYTSGYYDFGMGCGGSKTPTEIRKDFNFAGQQENAASTESTSDSQFPPYSTQRGVDNITLTNEAMEECDYKRVPWSVDDDKMLASAWLTISNCSIVGNSQNDESFWKRVTNYFNENRQFGLPRKYKAVKSHWHWLSRMVNEFNQYYNKLVGEHHSGWNDDQIKQHARELFHQNKNKHFLHEHVWVLLKNYPKWKANTPMQRSSKKVRTDESGAYTSSSNADSSFDIDDSERHGFTGMLGSMHWQWRNCTVAWKDQFTRDDEGSPTIMLEAVASADLWIWHAFFGVAGSNNDINVLNQSPLFNDILQGYAPDVQFMVNGTQYSKGYYLADGIYPEWATFVKSFTSPRDPNRIKFKQMQEAARTDVGVLQSRWAIVRCPARFWHRAKLKGLMYTCIILHNMIVKDEGDAIRNWDADDDDPTIPVTQGLAKNFQYCLQRNVELRDREVHHQLRSDLVEHIWERFGGNNNEN
- the LOC140007031 gene encoding uncharacterized protein, with the translated sequence MQVAKETQGVDRIRLTMNLLWQIWKAKNKLTFQCEVVDAKEIIDKAQQEWIEYDAANESDTRTTSALEMERQVQQRWEPPKEGTMMINTDAAISAKMVRSGLGIIARNWRGVIVKAKGITDRRKGDAATEETPAIRSALEMAQGAGWTNIEVQSDCKYVVSLINTDNVQEGRLQTLLEDIDVVKKRFESCNFSFVPRTANSCSHELAQFAVKATRNFE